The Bradyrhizobium ottawaense genome window below encodes:
- a CDS encoding electron transfer flavoprotein subunit beta/FixA family protein — MHNIVCIKQVPDSAQIRVHPVTNTIMRQGVPTIINPYDLFALEAALGLRDRFGGEITVLTMGPPSAEESLRKALTYGADRAVQLTDRCFAGSDTLATTYALATAIRKIGKEYGPANLIFTGKQTIDGDTAQVGPGIAKRLGVGQLTYVAKVRSVDVANETIEAERRSEGGVQVLHTRLPCLITMLEATNQIRRGAMADALRAARAKIVKWSAQDAGVEDISKCGLKGSPTVVKRVFAPPARAERAALVESAEQPAQALIDAIFLNQPKLETDLATLARDARSGLSGQC, encoded by the coding sequence TTGCATAATATTGTCTGCATCAAGCAAGTTCCGGACTCGGCGCAGATCCGCGTGCACCCCGTGACCAATACAATCATGCGTCAGGGAGTGCCGACCATCATCAACCCGTATGACCTATTCGCGCTCGAGGCCGCGCTGGGGCTGCGCGATCGGTTCGGTGGCGAAATTACCGTGCTTACCATGGGGCCGCCATCGGCAGAGGAGTCGTTGCGAAAGGCGCTGACTTATGGTGCTGATCGCGCCGTCCAACTTACTGATCGCTGCTTTGCGGGCTCGGATACGCTGGCCACTACGTATGCGCTTGCAACAGCGATCCGGAAAATTGGCAAGGAATATGGTCCGGCAAACCTCATCTTCACGGGAAAGCAGACCATCGACGGCGATACAGCGCAGGTTGGTCCTGGCATCGCGAAGCGACTGGGCGTAGGGCAGCTAACTTACGTTGCGAAGGTCAGATCCGTGGACGTCGCCAATGAAACAATTGAAGCGGAGCGGCGCTCGGAAGGCGGTGTGCAGGTTCTGCACACTAGGTTGCCCTGCCTCATCACCATGCTTGAGGCGACGAATCAGATTCGGCGAGGCGCGATGGCGGATGCCTTGCGTGCCGCGCGAGCCAAAATCGTGAAATGGAGCGCGCAAGATGCAGGTGTCGAAGACATCTCCAAATGTGGGCTCAAGGGCTCGCCGACTGTCGTCAAACGTGTGTTCGCTCCCCCTGCGCGGGCCGAGAGGGCGGCGCTGGTTGAGTCCGCCGAGCAGCCGGCGCAGGCGCTAATAGACGCAATCTTCTTGAATCAACCGAAGCTCGAAACCGATCTGGCGACACTTGCTCGTGACGCCCGATCTGGACTGTCCGGGCAATGTTAG
- a CDS encoding 2OG-Fe(II) oxygenase produces MHRMPPGSFIGIHLDAASDPDFEYSVIVQLARDFDGGEFVVYPTGYEQHVFRPPFGAVLVTTCKVRHEVKPVSSGERRSLVYFCSKRSGVNRRIIEGSNARP; encoded by the coding sequence ATGCATCGTATGCCGCCGGGGTCCTTTATCGGCATTCATTTGGATGCGGCGAGTGATCCGGATTTCGAGTACTCGGTGATTGTGCAGCTAGCGAGAGACTTCGACGGCGGTGAATTCGTGGTATATCCAACCGGGTACGAACAACACGTATTCCGGCCGCCATTTGGCGCTGTGCTTGTCACAACCTGTAAGGTCCGGCATGAGGTAAAGCCGGTATCAAGCGGGGAGCGCCGATCCCTCGTATACTTCTGTTCAAAACGCAGCGGCGTGAACCGCCGGATCATCGAGGGTTCTAACGCTCGGCCCTAG
- the nifA gene encoding nif-specific transcriptional activator NifA: protein MLHIPSSSERPASQPEPERAPPGEPSHESALAGIYEISKILNAPGRLEVTLANVLGLLQSFVQMRHGLVSLFNDDGVPELTVGAGWSEGTDERYRTCVPQKAIHEIVATGRSLMVENVAAETAFSAADREVLGASDSIPVAFIGVPIRVDSTVVGTLTIDRIPEGSSSLLEYDARLLAMVANVIGQTIKLHRLFAGDREQSLVDKDRLEKQTVDRGPPARERKQLQAHGIIGDSPALSALLEKIVVVARSNSTVLLRGESGTGKELVAKAIHESSVRAKRPFVKLNCAALPETVLESELFGHEKGAFTGAVSARKGRFELADKGTLFLDEIGEISPPFQAKLLRVLQEQEFERVGSNHTIKVDVRVIAATNRNLEEAVARSEFRADLYYRISVVPLLLPPLRERRSDIPLLAREFLRKFNSENGRSLTLEASAIDVLMSCKFPGNVRELENCIERTATLSAGTSIVRSDFACSQGQCLSTTLWKSTSYGKTDPAAPMQPVPAKSIIPLAETAPPPQAVCEPGSLAPSGTVLVSGARMADRERVVAAMEKSGWVQAKAARLLGLTPRQVGYALRKYGIEIKRF, encoded by the coding sequence ATGCTGCATATCCCCTCCTCGAGCGAAAGACCTGCCTCGCAGCCGGAACCGGAGCGTGCCCCCCCGGGGGAGCCGTCGCATGAGAGCGCGCTGGCCGGCATCTACGAAATATCGAAAATACTAAATGCTCCCGGCCGGCTCGAAGTCACCTTGGCCAACGTTCTCGGTCTTCTGCAATCGTTTGTGCAGATGCGACACGGCCTCGTCTCGCTGTTCAACGATGACGGCGTTCCAGAACTTACAGTTGGCGCCGGCTGGAGCGAAGGCACTGACGAACGTTACCGGACGTGCGTGCCGCAGAAAGCAATCCACGAGATCGTAGCGACAGGCAGGTCTCTTATGGTCGAGAATGTAGCCGCCGAGACGGCCTTCAGCGCTGCCGACCGGGAGGTTCTCGGCGCCTCTGATAGTATACCGGTAGCGTTCATCGGGGTCCCGATTCGCGTTGATTCGACGGTCGTTGGTACGCTGACGATCGACCGTATCCCGGAAGGCAGTTCAAGTCTTCTCGAGTACGATGCGCGGCTGCTCGCCATGGTCGCGAACGTGATAGGACAAACGATCAAGTTACATCGCTTGTTCGCCGGCGATCGCGAACAATCGTTGGTGGACAAGGACCGGCTAGAGAAACAGACAGTTGATCGTGGGCCGCCCGCTCGCGAGCGCAAGCAGCTTCAGGCACACGGGATCATTGGCGACAGCCCGGCGCTGAGCGCACTGCTTGAGAAGATTGTCGTTGTAGCCAGATCAAACAGCACGGTTCTGCTGCGTGGCGAATCCGGTACCGGGAAGGAGCTGGTAGCCAAGGCCATTCACGAGTCGTCCGTTCGTGCTAAGCGGCCGTTCGTTAAGCTGAATTGCGCGGCGCTCCCCGAGACGGTCCTGGAATCGGAATTGTTTGGCCATGAGAAAGGTGCCTTTACCGGTGCTGTCAGCGCCCGCAAGGGGCGCTTCGAGCTTGCTGACAAAGGGACGCTATTTCTTGACGAGATCGGAGAGATCTCACCTCCGTTCCAGGCGAAGTTGCTGCGAGTTCTGCAAGAGCAGGAGTTCGAGCGCGTCGGCAGCAATCACACGATTAAAGTCGATGTTCGGGTGATAGCTGCGACCAACAGGAACCTTGAAGAGGCTGTGGCAAGGAGCGAATTCCGCGCGGACCTCTACTATCGTATTAGCGTAGTTCCCTTGTTGTTGCCGCCGCTTCGCGAAAGACGCAGTGATATTCCGCTGCTCGCAAGAGAGTTCCTCAGAAAGTTTAACAGCGAGAACGGCCGCTCTCTTACTCTGGAGGCGAGTGCGATCGATGTACTGATGAGCTGTAAATTTCCGGGAAATGTCCGCGAACTCGAGAACTGCATCGAGCGGACCGCGACACTCAGTGCCGGAACATCGATTGTAAGAAGTGACTTTGCATGCAGCCAAGGCCAATGCCTTTCCACGACGCTTTGGAAAAGCACATCGTATGGCAAGACAGACCCGGCGGCACCGATGCAACCGGTGCCTGCAAAGTCCATCATCCCGCTGGCTGAAACGGCCCCTCCGCCGCAGGCTGTCTGCGAACCGGGCTCATTGGCACCTTCCGGCACAGTTCTCGTTAGTGGTGCGAGAATGGCTGATCGCGAGCGGGTCGTTGCGGCTATGGAAAAGTCTGGCTGGGTGCAGGCCAAGGCAGCGCGCCTACTCGGGCTAACCCCGCGCCAAGTCGGCTACGCGCTGAGGAAATACGGAATCGAGATAAAGCGGTTCTGA
- a CDS encoding peptide ligase PGM1-related protein — protein sequence MPRILIMNAGTPQMSGAHLTKAQLSLAANSAFRSAWFAQEGDLIVSPVVIPADLLSFIGGTLNFHSSALRLLVPASRQSTILDDCTLLSKTVVERLKRHIRQKSDWQLYPCYSTEGVARLAAILGIPKTGDDFALQRGPDLLNRKSHFRQLATSVALPLPHGSVATDPNGLFKAVTSLKSETGTVIVKLDNGAGGVGNVILTSNKSDPLPGARDTRWVSWPSFDPEALWSEMTTASCKTLVVESYHLARSLFYLEYTIQDDASIAFVNSGSIRLRKSADRSERALIRTGLELPSDLEEEQLLAAQAHAYRFVALARDLGYRGMINIDAIFAQDGRLLFNEANGRWGGGSVLHNIAVRLLGVDYFGCNVILSVRNVRSASFRAAHDRLVKDGLIFDHTRKEGVIPLAADEKAGTVECVVIAPNRPAAHDQQHRLLKS from the coding sequence ATGCCGCGAATCCTGATTATGAATGCCGGTACGCCTCAGATGTCGGGCGCCCACCTAACAAAAGCTCAACTTTCGCTGGCCGCCAACTCGGCATTTCGTTCAGCGTGGTTTGCTCAGGAGGGCGACCTGATAGTCTCTCCGGTAGTGATCCCGGCCGATCTGTTATCCTTCATTGGCGGAACGCTCAATTTCCATTCATCGGCTCTTCGCCTGCTTGTACCTGCGAGCCGCCAATCGACAATCCTCGATGATTGTACGTTACTGTCCAAAACTGTTGTCGAGCGGCTCAAAAGACATATTCGCCAGAAATCAGACTGGCAATTGTATCCCTGCTACTCTACTGAAGGCGTCGCACGCTTGGCGGCCATTCTAGGCATACCGAAGACCGGTGACGACTTCGCTTTGCAGCGCGGGCCTGATCTGTTGAATCGCAAGAGCCACTTCCGTCAATTGGCAACAAGCGTTGCACTTCCGCTCCCCCATGGATCAGTCGCGACAGACCCAAATGGACTGTTCAAAGCCGTCACCTCCCTCAAATCCGAGACCGGCACGGTCATTGTAAAGTTGGATAATGGAGCTGGTGGAGTTGGAAACGTCATCCTGACCAGCAATAAGAGCGATCCGCTACCTGGAGCCAGAGATACTCGGTGGGTTTCGTGGCCGTCGTTTGATCCCGAAGCATTGTGGTCTGAGATGACAACAGCCTCGTGTAAGACGCTGGTCGTGGAATCGTACCACTTGGCCCGATCTTTATTCTATCTCGAGTATACAATCCAGGATGATGCATCAATCGCTTTTGTCAATAGTGGAAGCATACGTCTGCGTAAAAGCGCAGACCGATCCGAAAGAGCTCTGATCCGGACGGGACTTGAGCTTCCAAGCGACTTGGAGGAAGAGCAATTGTTAGCTGCCCAGGCCCATGCCTACCGTTTTGTGGCACTCGCGCGAGACCTGGGGTATCGCGGAATGATCAACATCGACGCCATTTTCGCACAAGACGGGCGGTTGCTGTTCAATGAAGCGAACGGCCGCTGGGGTGGCGGCTCGGTGTTACACAACATTGCCGTCCGGCTGCTAGGCGTCGACTATTTCGGCTGTAACGTTATTTTATCTGTGAGAAATGTGCGATCAGCATCCTTCCGGGCGGCGCATGATCGTCTCGTCAAGGATGGACTTATATTCGACCACACACGTAAGGAGGGCGTGATCCCGCTTGCTGCCGATGAAAAGGCTGGCACTGTGGAGTGCGTTGTGATTGCGCCGAACAGGCCCGCGGCCCACGATCAGCAACACCGACTATTGAAGTCGTAG
- a CDS encoding GFA family protein, translating into MRALFGPHPFASQMSGDQVASLLPEYLAMSQAFPYLQAGSQRDLIFDAMHQNRDIGRDIELTSVVANFICWDETGGHGGILRGGKAALPDILLTENFHSNLLRKDAARLLGRAIRPNYSDRTKQYLHSLYAGLSSKDPLVRCAYMVAFELHAADMIQSLWTTLVKTFKARPDDLEYFRGHVGGEDPAEKYHGEMTGRLIGELVQPGLNDRFLNEFGRAYRLSVQWCRDLLGTAARTGDDHSEMQHHGRCHCGAIKFYVNAPRELSAVRCNCSICQMSGFVHLLVPGDKLRIECGEEFLTTYQFNKNIARHTFCRLCGVKPFYRPRSNPSGYSVNIRCLDRKTIEHLRISEFDGAHWEQAFLSMQQDPESCFEDQRSELEWRAQ; encoded by the coding sequence GTGCGAGCCTTGTTCGGCCCGCATCCGTTCGCCTCCCAGATGTCCGGAGACCAGGTCGCCAGCCTGCTGCCTGAATACCTAGCGATGTCACAGGCGTTCCCGTACCTGCAGGCAGGGTCGCAAAGGGACCTCATATTCGATGCAATGCATCAAAATCGGGACATTGGGAGGGACATTGAACTGACCAGCGTGGTCGCGAATTTTATCTGCTGGGATGAGACCGGTGGCCATGGCGGGATTCTCCGGGGCGGCAAGGCGGCGTTGCCCGATATTCTTTTGACAGAAAACTTTCACTCCAACCTCTTGAGAAAGGATGCTGCACGACTACTCGGCAGAGCGATAAGGCCCAACTATAGCGACAGGACGAAGCAGTACCTGCATTCTCTCTATGCCGGATTGTCATCGAAAGACCCCCTGGTTCGTTGCGCCTACATGGTCGCCTTTGAGCTCCATGCTGCAGACATGATCCAGTCGCTGTGGACCACTCTGGTCAAAACCTTCAAGGCGCGGCCGGACGATCTTGAGTATTTTCGCGGCCATGTCGGCGGAGAAGATCCCGCGGAGAAGTACCACGGAGAAATGACAGGCCGGCTGATTGGTGAACTTGTGCAGCCTGGCCTTAATGATCGCTTTTTGAATGAATTCGGCCGAGCCTATCGGCTCAGCGTCCAGTGGTGTCGCGATCTGCTCGGAACGGCGGCGCGTACGGGAGATGATCACTCCGAGATGCAACATCATGGCCGTTGTCATTGCGGCGCTATCAAATTCTACGTCAATGCACCTCGAGAGCTCTCTGCAGTTCGATGCAATTGCTCAATTTGTCAAATGTCTGGATTTGTCCACTTGCTCGTACCTGGCGATAAGCTGCGCATCGAGTGCGGCGAAGAGTTCCTCACGACATACCAGTTCAACAAGAATATTGCGCGGCACACGTTTTGCCGGCTTTGTGGCGTAAAGCCATTCTATAGGCCGAGGTCGAATCCCTCCGGGTACAGCGTAAATATCCGATGTCTGGATAGAAAGACCATCGAGCACTTAAGAATATCTGAGTTCGATGGCGCGCATTGGGAGCAAGCATTCCTGTCAATGCAGCAGGACCCGGAGTCATGCTTCGAAGATCAAAGGAGTGAGCTCGAATGGCGCGCGCAATGA
- a CDS encoding IS256 family transposase, producing the protein MNEHSNIVPLRQPDEIDDPLTNILRSGARQLLAQAVEMEAEAFLAAMKGLKLPDGRDRLVRHGHGPVRTIQTGIGAVEVARVKIRDRAVTSDGERIRFTSAILPLWARRTKSLDALLPVLYLRGISTGDFQEALAALLGKDAPNLSPAVVSRLTTEWQLEYERWQKRDLSARRYVYVWADGVFLQARMEDHSECMLVLIGATPEGKKELIGFQVGVRESTQSWHELLVEAKTRGLKIAPEIAVGDGALGFWKALDEVFPATRHQRCWVHKTANILNKVAVSVQASMKKDLREVYLASNRASAEVAIDVFAEKYGAKYDKAVECLTKDRDAMLAFYEFPAEHWDHLRTTNPIESVFATVRHRTVRTKGSLSSTTAKLMVFKLLCAASKTWRRLKGTNQLPKVIAGVRFENGIEVIQVPENHAA; encoded by the coding sequence ATGAACGAGCATAGCAACATTGTCCCACTGCGTCAGCCCGATGAGATCGACGATCCACTGACGAATATTTTGCGATCTGGTGCTCGGCAGCTGCTTGCGCAGGCTGTCGAGATGGAAGCCGAGGCGTTTCTCGCCGCGATGAAGGGCTTGAAGCTTCCCGATGGCCGCGACCGCCTCGTGCGGCACGGCCATGGTCCAGTGCGGACGATCCAGACGGGGATCGGCGCCGTCGAAGTCGCCCGGGTAAAGATTCGCGATCGCGCGGTGACCAGCGATGGCGAGCGGATCCGCTTCACCTCGGCGATCCTGCCGTTGTGGGCACGGCGCACGAAGAGCTTGGATGCACTTTTGCCGGTTCTGTACCTGCGAGGCATCTCGACGGGCGACTTCCAGGAGGCGCTGGCGGCGCTCCTGGGCAAGGATGCGCCGAATCTTTCTCCGGCGGTGGTTTCCAGACTGACGACGGAGTGGCAGCTCGAGTACGAGCGTTGGCAGAAGCGCGATCTGTCGGCGCGCCGGTACGTATACGTGTGGGCGGACGGCGTCTTCCTGCAGGCTCGCATGGAAGACCACAGCGAATGCATGCTGGTGCTGATCGGCGCGACGCCGGAAGGCAAGAAGGAACTCATCGGCTTCCAGGTCGGCGTGCGCGAGAGCACGCAGAGCTGGCACGAACTGCTCGTCGAGGCGAAAACCCGTGGGCTGAAGATCGCCCCGGAAATCGCCGTCGGTGACGGCGCGCTCGGCTTCTGGAAGGCGCTCGACGAGGTCTTTCCCGCCACGCGACATCAGCGGTGCTGGGTGCACAAAACCGCGAATATCTTGAACAAAGTCGCAGTGTCGGTACAGGCCAGCATGAAGAAGGATCTGCGCGAGGTCTATTTGGCGTCCAACCGAGCTTCGGCCGAAGTGGCGATCGATGTCTTTGCCGAGAAATACGGAGCGAAGTACGACAAGGCGGTCGAGTGCCTGACGAAAGATCGCGACGCAATGCTTGCGTTCTACGAATTCCCCGCCGAGCATTGGGACCACTTGCGGACGACGAATCCCATCGAAAGCGTGTTCGCGACGGTCCGGCACAGAACGGTGCGCACGAAAGGTTCGTTATCGTCAACGACTGCCAAGTTGATGGTGTTCAAGCTGCTCTGCGCCGCATCAAAGACCTGGCGGCGGCTGAAAGGCACAAATCAGTTGCCGAAGGTCATCGCAGGTGTCAGATTCGAAAACGGCATCGAGGTCATCCAAGTGCCGGAAAACCACGCCGCCTGA
- the istA gene encoding IS21-like element ISBj11 family transposase — protein MPGRHITDHQMRLYMKYRQTDSPPVAAAKASFSTSTAYRIEKDRRLPSQKKAPRGRRRPDPLARVFETDIAPMLKAAPGVRPVTIFEELLRRHPELGAGIRRTLERRIRAWRAIHGEEQEVIFRQTHEPGQRGLSDFTDMGELGVTIAGVPLDHRLYHFRLAYSGFEHAHVVLGGESFVALAEGLQNALWSLGGAPREHRTDSLSAAFCNLDRDAKDDLTRRYEDLCAHYGMRPSRNNRGIAHENGAIESSHGHLKRAIGDALLLRGTADFDDLAAYRGFIDEIASRRNARNAKRIDSERSALQDLPDRRTSDYEEVIVHVTSSGGFTLRKVFYTVPSRLIGHRLRVRLYDDHLDVFVGGTHLLTLPRGRPHPNGKHDQVVDYRHVIHSLRRKPMALLNLVYRDQLFPREAYRRAFDVLRKRLPDKKACRIMVDLLALAHERGCEAELANQLTADLNDGRLPDLNRLRTHFAPDPAQVPNVVVRLAPLATYECLIGTAEIGGAA, from the coding sequence GTGCCAGGCCGACACATTACCGATCACCAAATGAGGCTCTACATGAAGTACCGTCAGACCGATAGCCCACCCGTGGCCGCCGCCAAGGCTTCGTTCAGCACCTCGACCGCTTACCGGATCGAGAAGGATCGACGCCTTCCGTCGCAGAAGAAGGCTCCCCGCGGCCGTCGCCGGCCAGATCCCTTGGCCCGCGTATTTGAGACAGATATCGCGCCGATGCTGAAGGCCGCCCCCGGTGTGCGGCCGGTCACGATCTTCGAGGAGTTGCTCCGACGCCATCCCGAGCTCGGCGCCGGCATCCGTCGCACGCTGGAGCGCCGGATCCGGGCCTGGCGGGCGATCCACGGCGAGGAGCAGGAGGTCATCTTCCGCCAGACCCACGAACCCGGTCAGCGCGGCCTGTCCGACTTCACCGACATGGGCGAATTGGGTGTCACGATCGCGGGCGTACCGCTCGACCATCGTCTCTATCACTTCCGGCTGGCCTATTCCGGGTTTGAGCACGCCCATGTCGTGCTCGGCGGTGAGAGCTTCGTCGCTCTGGCCGAAGGCCTGCAGAATGCCTTGTGGTCACTCGGTGGGGCGCCACGGGAGCATCGCACCGACAGCCTGTCGGCCGCCTTTTGCAATCTCGACCGCGACGCCAAAGACGATCTGACGCGGCGATACGAAGACCTCTGTGCCCATTACGGCATGCGGCCTTCCCGCAACAATCGTGGCATCGCCCACGAGAACGGGGCGATCGAGAGTTCGCATGGTCATCTCAAGCGAGCGATCGGCGACGCGCTGTTGCTGCGTGGCACCGCCGACTTCGACGATCTAGCTGCCTATCGTGGCTTCATCGATGAGATCGCCAGCCGCCGCAATGCCCGCAACGCCAAGCGGATCGACAGTGAACGTAGCGCACTTCAGGATCTGCCGGACCGCCGCACGTCGGACTATGAAGAGGTGATCGTCCACGTGACGTCGTCCGGCGGCTTCACCTTGCGCAAGGTGTTCTACACGGTGCCGTCGCGCTTGATCGGCCATCGGCTGCGGGTGCGCCTGTATGACGATCACCTCGACGTGTTTGTCGGCGGCACGCATCTCCTCACCTTGCCGCGCGGGCGGCCGCATCCCAATGGCAAGCACGATCAGGTCGTCGATTATCGGCACGTGATCCATTCCTTGCGGCGCAAGCCGATGGCGCTCCTCAACCTGGTCTACCGCGACCAGCTGTTCCCCCGGGAAGCTTACCGCCGAGCCTTCGACGTCTTGCGCAAACGCTTACCGGACAAGAAGGCCTGCCGGATCATGGTCGATCTCCTCGCACTCGCCCATGAGCGCGGTTGCGAGGCCGAACTCGCCAATCAGCTCACGGCTGACCTGAACGACGGCCGGCTGCCCGACCTCAACCGGCTACGTACTCACTTCGCCCCGGATCCCGCCCAGGTGCCGAACGTCGTGGTACGCCTCGCACCGCTCGCCACCTATGAATGCCTCATCGGTACCGCCGAGATCGGAGGCGCCGCATGA
- the trpD gene encoding anthranilate phosphoribosyltransferase → MEPLKSIIAKVATGAILTREEAASAFDSMMSGDATPSQIGGLLIGMRVRGETVEEVTGAASAMRNLMPKVEMQCDPIDITGASDGAMRPLNVSTCASFIVAGAGVPVAKYVNRAATLRSSTADVLASLGVKVDLKPDAIARCVHEAGIGFMFASAGYPAMQRISQIRSVLGTHTMFNLIEALSNPAGVKRQILGVFARKWVQPLAYVLKNLGADSVWVVHGSDGLDEISLAGTSFVAAVEAGTVRTFEVTPEEAGLPRYRADALESCDCESHAIALEKVLDGLPGPFRDAALLNAAAALVVAGRASNLQQGVALGQESLDHGAAAARLTRLIAVSNA, encoded by the coding sequence ATGGAACCGCTCAAGTCGATCATCGCGAAAGTTGCCACGGGCGCCATACTGACGCGCGAGGAGGCTGCGTCAGCGTTCGACAGCATGATGTCGGGTGACGCAACTCCCTCGCAGATCGGTGGCTTGTTGATTGGGATGAGAGTCCGCGGCGAAACAGTCGAAGAAGTCACCGGCGCCGCGTCCGCAATGCGGAATTTAATGCCCAAGGTGGAAATGCAATGCGACCCCATCGATATCACTGGTGCGAGCGACGGGGCGATGCGTCCGCTCAACGTATCGACGTGCGCTTCCTTCATCGTCGCCGGGGCCGGCGTTCCTGTCGCCAAGTATGTTAACCGCGCTGCGACTTTGCGTTCAAGCACCGCAGACGTGTTGGCGAGTCTAGGCGTAAAGGTCGATCTCAAGCCTGATGCGATCGCACGTTGTGTGCACGAAGCCGGCATTGGCTTCATGTTTGCGTCAGCCGGCTATCCTGCGATGCAGCGCATCAGCCAGATCCGAAGCGTGCTTGGAACCCACACAATGTTCAATCTAATCGAGGCTTTGTCTAATCCGGCCGGCGTCAAGCGGCAGATCCTTGGAGTTTTCGCTCGCAAATGGGTGCAGCCATTGGCGTACGTCTTGAAGAACCTGGGTGCCGATTCGGTATGGGTTGTTCATGGCTCGGACGGGCTCGATGAAATATCCCTCGCCGGGACAAGCTTTGTTGCTGCGGTCGAGGCCGGTACAGTCCGCACGTTCGAAGTGACGCCGGAAGAAGCCGGGCTCCCCCGCTACCGCGCCGATGCGCTGGAGAGCTGTGATTGCGAGTCTCATGCCATTGCGTTAGAGAAAGTGCTCGACGGCCTCCCAGGCCCTTTTCGTGATGCCGCACTTTTGAACGCGGCGGCGGCACTGGTGGTGGCCGGTCGTGCCTCGAACCTACAGCAAGGCGTGGCACTTGGCCAAGAATCACTTGATCACGGCGCTGCAGCCGCCCGGCTGACTCGCTTGATTGCGGTTTCAAACGCCTAA
- the istB gene encoding IS21-like element ISBj11 family helper ATPase IstB translates to MSTTNVVDTARLNLLLNELRLPAIKALWPQFAEQSDKEGWPAARFLATIAEHEIAERGRRRIERHLVEARLPTGKTFDSFDFEAVPMISKAQMTALAAGDGWLGKGANLLLFGPPGGGKSHLAAAIGLALIENGWRVLFTRTTDLVQKLQVARRELNLEGAINRLDRFDLVILDDLAYVTKDQAETSVLFELISARYERRSLLITANQPFGEWNKVFPDPAMTLAAIDRLVHHATIVEMNVESYRRRTALERKRGPGRPPEHATQKTLA, encoded by the coding sequence ATGAGCACAACCAACGTAGTCGACACCGCGCGCCTCAATCTGTTGCTCAACGAGCTGCGGCTGCCCGCCATCAAGGCGCTGTGGCCGCAATTTGCCGAGCAATCCGATAAAGAAGGCTGGCCGGCGGCGCGCTTCCTCGCCACCATTGCCGAGCACGAGATCGCTGAGCGCGGCCGCCGCCGCATCGAGCGCCATCTCGTCGAGGCGCGGCTGCCTACCGGAAAGACCTTTGACAGCTTCGACTTCGAGGCCGTGCCGATGATCTCCAAGGCGCAAATGACCGCACTCGCCGCCGGCGACGGCTGGCTCGGCAAGGGCGCCAATCTGCTGCTGTTTGGTCCGCCCGGTGGAGGCAAGAGCCACTTGGCGGCAGCAATCGGCTTGGCCCTCATCGAGAACGGATGGCGCGTCCTGTTCACCCGCACCACCGATCTCGTGCAGAAGCTCCAGGTGGCTCGCCGCGAGCTCAACCTCGAGGGCGCCATCAACCGCCTCGATCGCTTCGATCTCGTCATCTTGGACGATCTTGCCTATGTCACCAAGGACCAGGCCGAGACCAGTGTGCTGTTCGAGCTCATCAGCGCACGCTACGAGCGACGCTCTTTGCTGATCACCGCCAATCAGCCCTTTGGAGAATGGAACAAGGTCTTTCCGGACCCAGCTATGACCCTCGCGGCGATCGATCGCCTTGTTCACCACGCCACCATCGTCGAGATGAACGTCGAGAGCTATCGCAGGCGGACTGCCCTCGAGCGAAAGCGTGGTCCAGGGCGGCCACCGGAGCACGCGACACAAAAAACGCTCGCTTGA